In Streptomyces liangshanensis, the DNA window TCCCTGGTCGGCCAGGTCGCTGAGCAGCACCCTGACCACGCCCAACGGCATCTTGAGCAGCGCCGATATCTCGGCGACTGTGCGCATACGGCGGCACAGCTCGACGATCGCCAGCATCTCCGGCATCACGCCGGGGGGCGGCCCGCCATCGGTCAACTCCTTGCGTTCCTCGGGCGGTTCGATCGCGGCGACGAACGTCTCCACGAGCAGGACGTGCCCGAAACGGGTACGGCCGCCGGTGAGCGAG includes these proteins:
- a CDS encoding DUF742 domain-containing protein, producing MTPADGATDAADGTGGTVGGADGHDSSHGGRGRRLPVRGSDRRPTRVRPYSLTGGRTRFGHVLLVETFVAAIEPPEERKELTDGGPPPGVMPEMLAIVELCRRMRTVAEISALLKMPLGVVRVLLSDLADQGKIRVYGTGHGDGQPDRALLERVLSGLRRI